A region of Lacinutrix sp. Hel_I_90 DNA encodes the following proteins:
- a CDS encoding CAP domain-containing protein produces MKNVLNLVLVFFVLILSTSCSTDSVEELQDTPATVFIPESKAIEIEIIALINDYRMSQGLTALSEHNIVKSQAYKHTEYMVEADSVSHANFYSRKSYLENNAGAQLVTENVAYGFTSAQAVVNAWINSEGHKQNIEGDFTNFDVSAEQSPEGKWYFTNIFIKK; encoded by the coding sequence ATGAAAAATGTACTTAACCTTGTGTTAGTTTTCTTTGTACTAATACTTTCGACTTCATGTTCAACCGATAGTGTTGAAGAACTACAGGACACTCCTGCAACCGTTTTTATTCCCGAATCTAAAGCTATTGAAATTGAGATTATAGCACTTATAAATGACTATAGAATGTCTCAAGGTCTTACTGCCTTAAGTGAGCATAATATTGTAAAGTCTCAAGCTTACAAGCATACGGAGTACATGGTTGAAGCAGATAGTGTATCGCATGCCAATTTTTATTCTCGTAAATCTTACTTGGAAAATAATGCTGGAGCCCAATTGGTGACAGAGAATGTTGCCTACGGATTTACAAGTGCGCAAGCTGTTGTAAATGCTTGGATAAATAGTGAAGGGCATAAGCAAAATATTGAAGGTGATTTTACCAATTTCGATGTATCTGCAGAGCAGAGCCCAGAGGGTAAATGGTACTTTACTAATATATTTATTAAAAAATAA
- the pyrR gene encoding bifunctional pyr operon transcriptional regulator/uracil phosphoribosyltransferase PyrR, with amino-acid sequence MSQKVLLNATAINIILHRLACQLIENHKDFSNTVLIGLQPRGKYLANRLAEMLKTEYNIKNLQLGHLDITFYRDDFRRGDKIHEANTTEINFIVEDKKVVFIDDVLYTGRSIRAALTAIQSFGRPNEIELLTLIDRRFSRHLPIQPNYRGRQVDAINEEKVKVNWKENEGEDAVYLINS; translated from the coding sequence ATGAGTCAAAAAGTGTTACTTAATGCCACAGCCATCAATATCATTCTTCATCGTTTGGCTTGCCAATTAATTGAAAATCACAAAGACTTTTCCAACACCGTTTTAATAGGTTTACAGCCCAGAGGTAAGTATTTAGCTAATCGTTTAGCCGAAATGCTTAAAACGGAATACAACATTAAGAATTTACAGCTAGGTCATTTAGATATTACCTTTTATCGTGACGATTTTCGCCGTGGCGATAAAATTCATGAAGCGAATACTACAGAGATAAACTTTATTGTTGAAGATAAAAAAGTGGTGTTTATAGATGATGTTTTATATACAGGAAGAAGCATTCGTGCCGCATTAACAGCCATTCAATCGTTTGGACGACCTAATGAGATTGAATTGTTGACACTCATAGATCGAAGATTTAGTAGACATTTACCGATACAGCCAAATTATCGCGGCAGACAGGTAGATGCTATAAATGAAGAAAAAGTAAAAGTAAATTGGAAAGAAAATGAAGGTGAAGATGCTGTGTATTTAATTAATAGCTAA
- the pdxH gene encoding pyridoxamine 5'-phosphate oxidase → MEKDLGHYRKSYEKGELLLNNTPDNPLELFRDWFLEVDASFPEDEINAMTIATIGLDGFPKSRVVLLKKYTYEGFIFYTNYESEKGKAIQANPNVCLSFFWAAAERQIIIKGKAEKIAKNLSDGYFESRPRGSQLGAIVSIQSSVLKDRDVLESKLLMLEKEFEGKALKRPEFWGGYIVKPVEMEFWQGRPNRLHDRIDYKLNADFEWVKSRLSP, encoded by the coding sequence ATGGAAAAAGACTTAGGGCATTATCGCAAATCATACGAAAAAGGAGAACTCTTACTAAATAATACACCTGATAACCCATTGGAGTTATTTAGAGATTGGTTTTTAGAGGTAGATGCTAGTTTTCCAGAAGATGAAATCAATGCGATGACTATTGCAACGATAGGCTTAGATGGTTTTCCAAAAAGTAGAGTAGTACTCCTTAAAAAATATACGTATGAGGGCTTTATTTTTTATACTAATTATGAAAGTGAAAAAGGTAAAGCCATACAAGCCAATCCCAATGTTTGTCTGTCTTTTTTTTGGGCTGCTGCCGAACGGCAAATCATTATAAAAGGTAAAGCAGAAAAAATAGCTAAGAATTTAAGTGACGGTTATTTTGAATCTCGGCCTAGAGGTAGTCAATTAGGAGCTATCGTTTCTATACAGAGTAGCGTTCTAAAAGATAGAGACGTATTAGAATCTAAATTGCTAATGCTTGAAAAGGAGTTTGAAGGAAAGGCGTTAAAAAGGCCAGAATTTTGGGGAGGCTATATTGTAAAGCCGGTAGAAATGGAATTTTGGCAGGGCAGACCCAACCGATTACATGATCGAATTGATTATAAACTCAATGCAGACTTTGAATGGGTAAAATCGCGATTATCTCCATAA
- a CDS encoding LysM peptidoglycan-binding domain-containing protein: MKYLYVLLFSLTLWCSNAQNTDSMEVTIDDRPAKLNTKTGKFTFTDKVPVTRPVEKTKSVANTKLVKGNLHTVVKGDTFYSISTFYGISIAQLKSLNNITDNNLKLGQQLKIGYSQKALISDNKTCTVNKEDTLYSIAKRNNISVSELKTLNNLESDAIHIGQVLKLK; encoded by the coding sequence ATGAAATACCTTTATGTCTTACTATTTAGTTTAACGCTGTGGTGTAGCAATGCTCAAAATACCGATAGCATGGAGGTTACTATAGATGACAGACCTGCAAAACTAAATACTAAAACAGGAAAATTTACATTTACAGATAAAGTGCCAGTTACGAGGCCAGTTGAAAAAACAAAGTCAGTGGCTAACACCAAATTAGTGAAAGGTAATTTACATACTGTTGTCAAAGGCGATACGTTTTATTCTATTTCCACTTTTTATGGTATTAGTATCGCACAATTAAAGTCTCTAAATAATATTACGGACAATAATTTAAAGCTTGGTCAGCAGTTAAAAATTGGCTACTCTCAAAAGGCGCTTATAAGTGATAATAAAACCTGTACTGTAAACAAAGAGGATACCCTCTATAGCATTGCAAAACGCAATAATATATCGGTTTCAGAATTGAAAACCTTAAACAACTTGGAATCAGATGCTATTCATATTGGACAGGTGTTAAAACTGAAATAG
- a CDS encoding ribonuclease Z translates to MKLNILGCYSATPRTFTNPTAQVLEIKNHQFLIDCGEGTQVQLRRHKIKFNRIKHIFISHLHGDHCFGLVGLISTMRLLTREADLHIYAPKGLKEVITLQMKLANSWTDYQLIFHELTNTGSELIFEDNKVEVYTIPLDHRVYTNGFLFKEKVGERKLDMNAVLNADIDVAYYRKIKQGFDVLNNKGERIKNETITSPPEKPKSYAFCSDTAYKEDIIPLITGVDALYHESTFLEQHALLAPKTKHSTAKEAAKIASQANVGKLILGHYSTRYDDLNLFKVEANEYFENVELADDGKVFEF, encoded by the coding sequence ATGAAACTTAATATTCTAGGTTGCTATAGTGCAACTCCAAGAACTTTTACTAATCCTACAGCTCAGGTATTAGAAATTAAAAATCACCAATTTCTAATCGATTGCGGCGAAGGCACGCAAGTGCAGTTGCGGAGACATAAGATAAAGTTTAATCGTATTAAACATATTTTTATTTCCCATTTACATGGCGATCATTGCTTTGGTTTAGTGGGATTGATTTCGACAATGCGCTTACTCACGCGTGAGGCCGATTTGCATATTTATGCACCAAAAGGTTTAAAAGAAGTGATTACACTTCAAATGAAACTCGCGAATTCATGGACCGATTATCAACTCATTTTTCATGAATTGACAAATACGGGGTCAGAACTTATTTTTGAAGATAATAAAGTAGAAGTATATACGATTCCATTAGATCATCGGGTGTACACAAATGGTTTTCTCTTTAAAGAAAAAGTAGGTGAGCGTAAATTAGACATGAATGCTGTATTAAATGCTGATATTGATGTTGCTTATTATAGAAAAATAAAACAAGGTTTTGATGTTCTAAATAATAAAGGTGAGCGCATTAAAAACGAAACGATTACTAGCCCTCCAGAAAAACCTAAAAGCTACGCGTTTTGTAGCGATACCGCTTATAAGGAAGATATCATTCCGCTCATAACCGGTGTAGATGCTTTATACCATGAATCTACTTTCCTAGAGCAACATGCACTATTGGCACCAAAAACAAAGCATAGCACGGCTAAAGAAGCGGCCAAAATTGCTAGTCAAGCAAATGTTGGAAAGCTAATATTAGGTCATTATTCTACACGTTATGATGATTTAAACCTGTTCAAAGTAGAAGCTAATGAATATTTTGAAAATGTCGAATTGGCTGATGATGGGAAAGTATTCGAATTCTAA
- a CDS encoding aspartate carbamoyltransferase catalytic subunit, whose amino-acid sequence MSELSVNHLLGIKYLQEKDIQLIFETADHFKEVINRPIKKVPSLRDITIANLFFENSTRTKLSFELAEKRLSADVINFSAGQSSVKKGETLIDTVNNILSMKVDMVVMRHPNPGASVFLSKHVSANIINAGDGAHEHPTQALLDSYSIRERLGDVAGKNVVIVGDILHSRVALSNIYALKLQGANVMVCGPKTLLPKHIDKLGVKVETNLLKALQWCDVANMLRVQNERMEISYFPSTREYTQQFGVNKALLDSLDKEITIMHPGPINRGVEITSDVADSKQAIILDQVQNGVAVRMAVIYLLASKIKQ is encoded by the coding sequence ATGAGCGAATTAAGTGTCAATCACTTATTAGGAATAAAATACCTTCAAGAAAAAGACATTCAACTTATTTTTGAAACAGCAGATCATTTTAAAGAAGTCATTAACCGACCAATTAAAAAGGTGCCATCGCTTCGTGACATTACTATAGCTAATTTGTTTTTCGAAAATTCCACACGAACAAAACTGTCTTTCGAATTAGCAGAGAAACGCTTGTCTGCAGATGTGATAAACTTTTCAGCAGGACAGTCATCAGTTAAAAAAGGCGAAACCTTAATAGATACGGTAAATAATATCTTATCTATGAAAGTAGATATGGTGGTAATGCGCCACCCAAACCCAGGAGCAAGTGTGTTCTTGTCAAAACATGTGAGTGCAAATATTATTAATGCAGGTGATGGCGCACATGAGCATCCTACACAAGCCTTATTAGACTCCTATTCAATACGAGAACGATTGGGTGATGTTGCTGGAAAAAATGTCGTTATCGTTGGCGATATTTTGCATAGTCGCGTGGCATTGTCAAATATATATGCTTTAAAACTGCAAGGCGCCAATGTTATGGTTTGCGGACCAAAAACCTTATTGCCTAAACACATTGATAAATTAGGGGTTAAAGTTGAAACCAATTTACTTAAAGCCTTACAATGGTGTGATGTAGCCAATATGTTACGCGTTCAAAACGAACGTATGGAAATTAGTTATTTTCCATCAACACGAGAATATACACAACAATTCGGAGTTAATAAAGCACTCTTAGATTCTTTAGATAAAGAAATCACCATCATGCATCCAGGACCAATTAATAGAGGTGTTGAGATTACTAGTGATGTTGCAGATTCTAAACAAGCAATTATTTTAGATCAGGTACAAAATGGTGTAGCTGTTAGAATGGCTGTGATTTATTTATTAGCTTCAAAAATAAAACAATAG
- the cmk gene encoding (d)CMP kinase, whose protein sequence is MQKITIAIDGFSSTGKSTVAKQLAKQLGYIYVDTGAMYRAVTLFTMQHGFIDNAHFDVNGLVGKLGEVHISFKFNATLGFAEVYLNGENVEKQIRTLEVSNYVSKVAAIPEVRYQLVKQQQQMGKDKGVVMDGRDIGTVVFPNAELKIFMTASAEKRAKRRYDELTERGDAVNYEDVLKNIQERDYIDSHRADSPLVQADDAIAIDNSDLTPEVQFEKILQLVEKTFEDLE, encoded by the coding sequence ATGCAAAAAATAACCATAGCCATAGACGGGTTTTCGTCAACAGGAAAAAGTACAGTAGCCAAGCAACTCGCAAAACAGTTAGGGTATATTTATGTAGATACTGGTGCCATGTATCGTGCGGTGACTTTGTTTACCATGCAACACGGGTTTATAGACAACGCGCATTTTGATGTTAATGGATTAGTTGGAAAATTAGGAGAAGTACACATAAGTTTTAAGTTTAATGCTACTTTGGGTTTTGCAGAAGTGTATTTAAACGGTGAAAACGTAGAAAAACAAATTAGAACATTAGAAGTGTCTAATTATGTGAGTAAAGTAGCAGCCATTCCAGAAGTGCGTTACCAGTTGGTAAAACAGCAACAACAAATGGGTAAAGACAAAGGTGTGGTTATGGATGGTCGTGATATTGGGACGGTCGTCTTTCCAAATGCAGAATTAAAAATCTTTATGACCGCCTCTGCAGAAAAGCGTGCTAAAAGACGTTATGATGAGTTGACAGAAAGAGGCGATGCGGTAAACTATGAAGATGTTTTAAAAAACATCCAAGAGCGCGATTATATCGATTCGCACAGAGCAGATTCACCATTAGTTCAGGCCGATGATGCTATCGCGATTGATAATTCCGATTTAACTCCTGAAGTACAATTTGAAAAAATATTACAATTAGTAGAAAAGACGTTTGAGGATTTGGAATAG
- a CDS encoding LysM peptidoglycan-binding domain-containing protein yields MIKAKYQSVLELGEKLNIKNGDVSEANGVLTIKGTAANQYEKNLLWDKIKAIGGDKPSDIVADIKVADTSVFARHTVKSGDTLGAIAKQYYGSAGKYNEIFKANTDILKNPDVIHPDQELIIPNL; encoded by the coding sequence ATGATTAAAGCTAAATACCAATCTGTACTCGAATTAGGAGAGAAATTAAACATTAAAAACGGAGACGTTTCTGAAGCTAATGGTGTGTTAACCATAAAAGGAACTGCTGCAAACCAATATGAAAAAAATTTACTTTGGGACAAGATAAAAGCTATTGGCGGAGACAAACCTAGTGATATCGTTGCCGATATTAAGGTTGCTGATACCAGTGTTTTTGCAAGGCATACCGTAAAAAGCGGCGACACTTTAGGTGCTATTGCAAAGCAATATTATGGTAGTGCTGGAAAATACAATGAAATTTTTAAGGCGAATACAGACATTTTAAAAAACCCAGATGTTATTCATCCAGATCAAGAATTAATAATCCCGAATTTGTAG
- the lon gene encoding endopeptidase La codes for MKKSNLISLDSLSLQDFDENSELIPLMTPEDEEEINKEELPETLPILSLRNTVLFPGVVIPITAGRDKSIKLINDANNGSKVIGVVSQKDESIEDPKAGDINTIGTVARILKVLKMPDGNTTVIIQGKKRFSVAEVITETPYMNATVREVAEARPAKKNKEFSAIIDSIKDLALQIIKDSPNIPSEASFAIKNIESDSFLINFVSSNMNLPVAEKQKLLETNDLKQRALQTLKYMNMELQKLELKNDIQSKVQTDMNQQQREYFLNQQLKTIQEELGNGNAEELEEMKTRAKTKKWDDKVAEHFKKELAKMQRMNPQVAEYSIQRNYLDLFLDLPWNQFSKDKFDLKRAKRILDKDHYGLDDVKKRIIEHLAVLKLRNDMKSPILCLHGPPGVGKTSLGKSIAEALGREYVRMSLGGLRDEAEIRGHRKTYIGAMPGRIIQSLKKAGTSNPVFVLDEIDKLSNSHQGDPSSALLEVLDPEQNSEFHDNFLEMGYDLSKVMFIATTNSLNTIQPALLDRMEIINVTGYTIEEKVEIGKQHLLPKQLREHGLEDKHLKLGKPQIEKIVEGYTRESGVRSLEKQIAKVVRYAAMNIAMEEEYNIKVSNKDVIEILGRPRLERDKYENNNVAGVVTGLAWTRVGGDILFIESILTKGKGNLTITGNLGKVMKESSTIAMEYIKSNAEEFGIDPKVFDNYNVHIHVPEGATPKDGPSAGVTMLTSLVSLFTQKKIKKSIAMTGEITLRGKVLPVGGIKEKILAAKRAKIKEILLCEDNRRDIEEIKPEYLKGLTFHYVSDMKDVIKFAVTDKKVQNAKKL; via the coding sequence ATGAAGAAATCTAATTTAATTAGTCTAGACAGTTTGTCATTACAGGATTTTGATGAAAATTCAGAATTAATCCCCTTAATGACGCCAGAAGATGAAGAGGAAATAAACAAGGAAGAATTACCTGAGACCTTACCCATATTGTCTTTAAGAAATACCGTGTTGTTTCCAGGTGTGGTAATTCCAATTACTGCCGGGCGAGATAAATCGATCAAATTAATTAACGATGCGAATAATGGTTCTAAGGTTATAGGTGTTGTCTCTCAGAAGGATGAGTCTATAGAAGACCCAAAGGCAGGAGATATTAATACTATTGGTACTGTTGCCCGTATTTTAAAGGTGCTTAAAATGCCTGACGGTAATACAACGGTTATTATTCAAGGTAAGAAACGTTTTAGTGTTGCAGAAGTTATTACCGAAACGCCATACATGAACGCTACAGTACGCGAAGTAGCAGAAGCCAGACCAGCAAAAAAGAATAAAGAATTTAGTGCTATTATTGATTCTATTAAAGATTTAGCGCTTCAAATAATCAAAGATTCGCCTAACATTCCTAGTGAAGCTTCTTTTGCCATTAAGAATATCGAAAGTGATTCGTTTTTAATCAATTTTGTATCTTCTAATATGAATTTACCTGTTGCCGAAAAACAGAAATTATTAGAAACCAATGATTTAAAACAAAGAGCACTTCAAACTCTAAAATATATGAATATGGAGCTTCAAAAACTGGAGCTCAAAAATGATATTCAAAGTAAGGTTCAAACAGATATGAACCAGCAACAACGTGAATACTTTTTAAATCAGCAGCTTAAAACCATTCAAGAAGAATTAGGTAATGGTAATGCAGAGGAATTAGAGGAAATGAAAACGCGTGCAAAAACCAAAAAGTGGGACGATAAAGTTGCTGAACATTTTAAAAAGGAATTAGCAAAAATGCAACGTATGAATCCACAGGTTGCAGAATATTCTATTCAACGTAATTACTTGGATTTGTTTTTAGATTTGCCTTGGAATCAATTCAGTAAGGATAAGTTCGATTTAAAAAGAGCAAAGAGGATTCTTGATAAGGATCATTATGGTTTAGATGATGTGAAAAAGCGTATTATTGAGCATTTAGCAGTCTTAAAATTGCGTAATGACATGAAATCGCCAATCCTTTGTCTACATGGCCCTCCGGGTGTTGGTAAAACCTCTTTGGGTAAATCAATAGCTGAAGCCTTAGGGAGAGAGTATGTGCGTATGTCTTTAGGTGGTTTGCGTGACGAGGCTGAAATTCGCGGTCACCGTAAAACCTATATAGGCGCCATGCCAGGAAGAATTATTCAAAGCTTGAAAAAGGCAGGAACCTCAAACCCTGTTTTTGTTTTAGATGAGATTGATAAATTATCTAATTCTCATCAAGGGGATCCGTCTTCGGCCCTGTTAGAGGTTTTAGACCCTGAGCAAAACAGTGAATTCCATGATAATTTCTTAGAAATGGGCTACGATTTGTCTAAAGTCATGTTTATTGCAACAACTAATAGCTTAAACACCATTCAGCCAGCGTTACTAGATAGAATGGAAATTATTAATGTTACAGGATACACCATTGAAGAGAAAGTAGAGATTGGGAAACAACACCTATTACCAAAGCAATTAAGAGAACACGGATTAGAAGACAAGCATTTAAAATTAGGCAAACCACAAATTGAAAAAATAGTGGAAGGCTATACGCGAGAGTCTGGTGTGCGTAGTCTAGAAAAACAAATTGCTAAAGTCGTGCGTTATGCCGCAATGAATATTGCAATGGAAGAAGAATACAACATTAAAGTGAGTAATAAAGACGTTATAGAAATTTTGGGAAGACCAAGATTAGAACGGGATAAATATGAAAATAATAATGTTGCAGGTGTCGTTACAGGCTTAGCTTGGACACGAGTAGGTGGTGATATTTTATTTATAGAATCCATTCTTACTAAAGGGAAAGGTAATTTAACCATTACCGGTAACTTAGGTAAAGTCATGAAAGAATCTTCTACTATTGCTATGGAATACATAAAATCGAATGCAGAGGAGTTTGGTATTGATCCTAAGGTTTTCGATAATTATAATGTTCATATTCATGTGCCAGAAGGCGCAACACCAAAAGATGGACCAAGTGCAGGAGTCACCATGTTAACCTCTTTAGTCTCTTTATTTACTCAGAAAAAAATAAAGAAAAGTATTGCGATGACAGGAGAAATTACGCTTCGTGGAAAAGTCTTGCCTGTAGGTGGTATTAAAGAGAAAATTTTAGCGGCGAAACGCGCCAAAATTAAAGAGATTTTACTTTGTGAAGACAACCGTCGAGATATAGAAGAGATTAAACCAGAATACTTAAAAGGATTAACTTTTCACTATGTTAGTGATATGAAAGATGTGATCAAGTTTGCGGTAACAGACAAAAAAGTGCAAAACGCTAAAAAACTATAA
- the rpsA gene encoding 30S ribosomal protein S1: MAEKAKKAEVEATEATTAKTKEAPVVSEAQANPEKFLEEFNWHNYQEGIDEVEDSQLKEFEKLVSENFVDTLDDEVVEGEVVHMSDRDVIIDINAKSEGVISLNEFRYNPDLKVGDKVEVLIDVREDATGQLVLSHRKARVIKAWDRVNNAHDTGEIVNGFVKCRTKGGMIVDVFGIEAFLPGSQIDVKPIRDYDVYVNKTMEFKVVKINHEFKNVVVSHKALIEADIEEQKKEIIGQLEKGQVLEGIVKNITSYGVFIDLGGVDGLVHITDLSWSRINHPNEIVELDQKLNVVILDFDENKSRIQLGLKQLSKHPWDALGENVAVGDKVKGKVVVIADYGAFIEVAEGVEGLVHVSEMSWSTHLRSANDFVKVGDEIEAQILTLDREDRKMSLGIKQLSADPWTDITSKYPVGSKHTGIVRNFTNFGVFVELEEGIDGLIYISDLSWTKKIKHPSEFCAVGDNLEVVVLELDVEGRKLSLGHKQTTENPWDKYETEFALNTTHTAEIAEVVDKGATIEFNEDIVAFVPSRHLEKEDGKMLKKGDSAEFKIIEFNKEFKRVVASHTAIFKAEEMANVKAAVAKQASQAAEAKPTLGDANDALQALKDKMDGKK, translated from the coding sequence ATGGCTGAAAAAGCAAAAAAAGCAGAAGTTGAAGCTACAGAAGCAACAACAGCAAAAACAAAAGAGGCTCCAGTAGTTTCTGAAGCGCAAGCAAATCCTGAAAAATTCTTAGAAGAATTTAACTGGCACAATTACCAAGAAGGTATTGATGAGGTTGAAGATTCTCAATTAAAAGAATTTGAAAAGCTAGTCTCTGAGAACTTTGTAGATACTTTAGATGACGAAGTTGTAGAAGGAGAAGTAGTACACATGTCAGATCGTGATGTTATTATTGACATCAACGCAAAATCTGAAGGTGTTATTTCTTTAAACGAGTTTCGTTACAATCCAGATTTAAAAGTAGGAGACAAAGTTGAGGTGTTAATTGATGTGCGTGAAGATGCAACAGGTCAATTAGTATTATCTCACCGTAAAGCACGTGTTATCAAGGCTTGGGATCGTGTTAATAATGCACACGATACAGGTGAAATCGTAAATGGTTTCGTTAAATGTAGAACAAAAGGGGGGATGATTGTAGATGTTTTCGGTATCGAAGCATTCTTACCAGGTTCTCAAATTGACGTTAAGCCAATTAGAGATTACGATGTATACGTAAACAAAACTATGGAATTTAAAGTGGTAAAAATTAACCACGAATTTAAAAACGTAGTAGTTTCTCATAAAGCTTTAATTGAAGCTGATATTGAAGAGCAAAAGAAAGAAATTATTGGTCAATTAGAAAAAGGTCAAGTATTAGAAGGTATTGTTAAAAACATTACTTCTTACGGTGTATTCATCGATCTTGGTGGTGTTGACGGATTAGTTCATATTACAGATTTATCTTGGTCAAGAATCAACCATCCAAATGAGATTGTTGAGTTAGATCAGAAATTAAATGTAGTAATCCTTGATTTTGATGAAAACAAATCAAGAATCCAATTGGGTCTTAAGCAATTATCTAAACATCCTTGGGATGCCTTAGGTGAAAACGTTGCTGTAGGAGATAAAGTAAAAGGTAAAGTTGTTGTAATCGCAGATTATGGCGCATTTATTGAAGTTGCAGAAGGTGTTGAAGGTTTAGTTCACGTTTCTGAAATGTCTTGGTCTACGCATTTACGCTCTGCTAATGATTTTGTAAAAGTTGGAGATGAAATCGAAGCACAAATCTTAACGCTAGATAGAGAAGATCGTAAAATGTCATTAGGTATCAAGCAATTATCTGCAGATCCTTGGACAGATATTACAAGTAAATATCCTGTAGGTTCTAAGCACACAGGTATTGTACGTAACTTCACAAACTTTGGTGTTTTTGTTGAATTAGAAGAAGGTATTGATGGCTTAATTTACATCTCAGATTTATCTTGGACTAAGAAAATCAAGCATCCTTCTGAGTTTTGTGCCGTTGGTGATAACTTAGAGGTTGTAGTACTTGAGTTAGATGTAGAAGGACGTAAATTATCTTTAGGTCATAAACAAACAACTGAGAATCCTTGGGATAAGTACGAAACTGAGTTCGCTTTAAATACAACGCACACTGCTGAAATTGCAGAGGTTGTAGACAAAGGCGCAACGATTGAATTTAATGAAGATATCGTAGCATTCGTACCTTCTCGTCACCTTGAAAAAGAAGACGGAAAGATGTTGAAGAAAGGAGATTCTGCAGAATTCAAAATAATTGAATTTAATAAAGAGTTTAAGAGAGTAGTTGCGTCGCATACTGCAATCTTTAAAGCTGAAGAAATGGCAAATGTAAAAGCCGCTGTTGCAAAACAAGCGTCTCAAGCTGCCGAAGCAAAACCAACTTTAGGTGATGCTAATGATGCTTTACAAGCGCTTAAAGATAAAATGGACGGGAAAAAATAA
- the porQ gene encoding type IX secretion system protein PorQ produces the protein MLKKIVPFCCLFFSAYCFAQLGGQSTYQFLNLVSSPRQAALGGKVLTNVDWDVTQGLYNPATINVAMDNQFALNYTSYLAGISYGTAAYAYTLDRRNQTFHTGVTYINYGDFAGYDENGVATSNFSGGEVALSFGYAAQIGYSDFYAGANLKLINSSLEQYNSFGVATDLALLYSNEALDFQGTLVVRNLGTQITTYAGRQESLPLEIDIGLSQTLENVPLRWHITLENLQQWPIGNPNPARTTTDLEGNQTQEKVGFLANVVRHTILGAELFPEKGFNIRLGYNFRRAEELRIVDQRNFSGLSVGFSVKLNKMRFSYTHAKYTAAANANFFGVQVDLR, from the coding sequence ATGCTAAAAAAAATTGTCCCATTCTGTTGTTTGTTTTTTAGTGCCTATTGCTTTGCGCAGTTAGGAGGACAGTCTACTTACCAATTTCTCAACTTAGTATCTTCTCCAAGGCAAGCCGCATTGGGAGGAAAGGTGTTAACCAATGTTGATTGGGACGTCACACAAGGGCTGTATAATCCCGCGACTATTAATGTGGCTATGGATAACCAATTCGCATTAAATTACACCAGTTATTTAGCAGGGATCTCCTACGGAACAGCAGCCTATGCCTATACCTTAGACCGTCGTAATCAAACCTTTCACACAGGAGTGACTTATATTAATTATGGCGATTTTGCGGGTTATGATGAGAATGGCGTGGCGACCAGCAATTTTTCTGGAGGTGAAGTGGCGCTATCTTTTGGTTATGCGGCACAAATTGGATATTCCGATTTCTATGCCGGCGCTAATTTAAAACTCATTAATTCGTCTTTAGAGCAGTATAATTCCTTTGGCGTTGCTACAGATTTGGCTCTGCTATATAGTAATGAAGCTCTGGATTTTCAAGGGACACTTGTGGTAAGAAATTTGGGAACACAAATCACGACGTATGCAGGACGACAAGAATCCTTACCGCTTGAAATAGATATAGGTCTGTCTCAAACGTTGGAGAATGTTCCCTTACGCTGGCATATAACTTTAGAAAATTTACAACAATGGCCGATAGGGAATCCTAATCCGGCACGCACAACAACCGATTTAGAAGGCAATCAAACCCAAGAAAAAGTGGGGTTTTTAGCCAATGTGGTGCGGCATACTATTTTAGGTGCGGAGCTCTTTCCTGAAAAAGGGTTTAATATTCGTTTAGGTTATAATTTTAGACGCGCTGAAGAGTTGCGTATTGTAGACCAACGTAATTTTTCTGGCCTCTCAGTAGGGTTTTCTGTAAAACTCAATAAAATGCGTTTTAGTTATACGCATGCTAAATACACCGCTGCAGCAAACGCTAACTTCTTTGGTGTTCAGGTGGATTTGAGGTAG